Genomic segment of Apium graveolens cultivar Ventura chromosome 7, ASM990537v1, whole genome shotgun sequence:
ACTGCCGATGGAGAGGATGAAGAAAGAAGGAATAAGGGATTCCTGAGATGGTTCGAACTCTTTTTTCTTACCAGGATAATAGAAAATCCGGTAGAAAATGGTAGTGTTCTTCATTTCTCATTAGCTCATTCCTCTCaagaaaaatcaattttaaaCAAAGCATGATTATGTAAAAAACAGCTTTTTTCAGCCATGTATTCCAGTTTTGTACTAACTTGTAATTTACATACTTGATGAAATTCAAGCAAATGAAAGAATGCCAATCAAATACCTAACCTCTTGTGTTAGGTTGGAAGATCTGCTTGATAATAATCTGAAGAACTTAACTGCAATTGCAGAATTAGCCCAAACACCACCATCTGGCCCTTCACAGGTATTTTGCTGATCGAACTTAAAAACTAACTATAGAATTACAACTGATGATTCAGGATTTACTACTGTAGGTGCCATCCAACTCTGTTGCTCGACAAGGGTACAGTGTGCAGCCACCTCAAGGTACAATGATGCAGCAGGTGCCTCGAGGTGCAATGATGCAGCAGCCTCCTGAAGGTGCAAtgaagcagcagcagcaacaagGTAGTGCCGGTGTTTTAATGCTGCCCAAAGCTAATGCCTATACATCGCAAGATTATTATCATCatcagcagcagcagcagcagcagcagttACTCCAtttccagcagcagcaacaaataTATAGCCAAATGGCGATAAGAGCTGGAGCAAATAATGGAATACATGGAATGAATCAGATACTGCAAAATGGACCGGCCACTTCAGGAAGCTTGATGGATACACGAGGGATGAAGAAAGATTCCTCAGAGGCTGCTTCCGGTAGTAATAGTAATAATAAGTTCCAGTTGTTTCTCAATTGAAAAGCCCACTATGTTATTTTCAGCAAGGTTTAAAAATTGTAAGTTTCAGAGATAATGCTTATCTGCAAAGCATGGTATGTTATTTTTACAGTAAGGACAACAAACCATCATCGAGATGGTACAAGTAGCATACTGAAAACTTTTGCAATTGGTGTTTGTTgaaaacattctttaaaatagAAAGTAAAGAAAAAATAATTAGGAAAAAAGAAGATAACAGACGTACCCTCGTATCCACAGGATCTGTTTTTGACAAATTGAATCTCTGTTTTCCAGACATACAAATTGAATCCCGGTTTTCCACACATATCTGCTACTGAATTAAGAGTTAGAAAAGGTTTGCATGTATCATGAAGTATTCCTAAAGCAATTGATTACAACAAGTCAATTGATTAGTTTTCGCTGAAGGTTTAGACAATAAGAAAAGATAATCAAACTGAAGTTTatcaaatcaaattcaaattaTTAGTTTATTGCCTATACTGGACGAATGATTAATTTACACAGAGGCATTGTTATGGCCTCTAAAGACAAGTGTCTAGAAATATTCTCACCCATTTATATTTGGATAATAATCAATTTGCATCAAACATTTCATAGCTGTTAATTCAAGTTATCAATGGTGAGAAACATAGTGGGAGGGTAAAGTACCATTTTACTCTTATTACTCCCGCAATGAATCATTGTGTGAGTTACGGGGAAGGGCAAAGTGTCATTTTACTCTTGCTGCTTTGAGGAACTCCCGCAATAAAACATTAATTTTGAGAGAGTAGAGAACTCTGGAAATA
This window contains:
- the LOC141672786 gene encoding uncharacterized protein LOC141672786; the protein is MPIKYLTSCVRLEDLLDNNLKNLTAIAELAQTPPSGPSQVPSNSVARQGYSVQPPQGTMMQQVPRGAMMQQPPEGAMKQQQQQGSAGVLMLPKANAYTSQDYYHHQQQQQQQQLLHFQQQQQIYSQMAIRAGANNGIHGMNQILQNGPATSGSLMDTRGMKKDSSEAASGSNSNNKFQLFLN